From the Zymomonas mobilis subsp. pomaceae ATCC 29192 genome, the window TTCTTCCCAAGGGGCTGGTTGACGGATTTCTTGCCAGACAGGATTAGATAGGGCACAGTCTAGATCGCGGATTAAGGCTAAAATACCTTCATAACCTGCATAAGCCTGATGGCGTTCCTGATTAATATCAATCCAAGGCACCTTTGCTTTTAACGCGATAAACTGAGTACGACCGCCCGAAAGCATAATATCTGCGTCACCCCGTTTAAGACGCTCATAAATTTCACGAGGTGGAATCTTTTCTATCATATGAGCATCACTGCCCATCAATTCTTTAATTTTCTGCTTATCGTTATCAGTGGATTTCCGTACGGAAGTCCCTACGATCTCAATACCCATTTGCTGCAATGCAGAAACGATCGACCATGATTTAACGCCGCCCGTATAAAGAAAGACGCGTTTACCCGTCAAACGTTGACGATAGGGTTCCAATCTTTCCCATATCCGCTTTTCTTCCGCTTGGATTAGGGCTTCTGTGCGGTCTATTAAATCAGCAGCAGCGCCTCGTTGCACCAAAAGCTGGGCAATGCGGCGAAGGGAATTAGAGGTCTCTTCTATGCCATAGAAAGAACCTTCGAAATAAGGAATGTCCCAGCGTTCTTCCATTTTGCGGGCAAGATTAATCAACGCAGCCGAACAGACCATCATATTCACACGTGAACGATGGGCAGAGGCAACATCACGATAGCGAGAGTCCCCTGTAATACAGGTATGAACCCGAATACCTAATTTATCAAAAAGGGGTTTTATCTGCCATAATTCGCCGGATAGATTATATTCACCGATAATATTAATATCGGTAGGCGTGCTTATTTCAGGTTCCATCGTCCCGATCACGTGATCGAGAAGGGCTTCTCCTGCTAGCTTATTGCCTAAATTCTTTGTGCCAATAAAACCCGGCGCATTAACCGGAATGCAAGGAATACCAAATTTATTAGACGCATGTTTACAAACGGCGTCGACATCATCCCCGATCAAAGCAGGAACGCAGGTTACATAAACAAAAATAGCAGGTGGATTATAACGTTCAATAACGTTGCGAATAGCTTTATAGAGCTGTTTTTCACCCGTACCCATGATGATAGTCATCTGGGTCATATCGGTTGTTACACCGTTTCTATAGAGGGTAGGGCCGGAACTCGCCGCCTGGCGATTATCCCAGCCATTCCCTTCACAAGCTAGCGGACCATGAACGATATGAATAGCATCTGTGATCGGTTGTAAAACAATTTTAGAACCGTCAAAGGCGCATCCGCCAGCTGTTGCCCCGGGGGTTAGAGGTTTGGAACAGCCTTTACGTCGCTCTTTCGCGCCTTTGGCTACATTCTTGTCGCAGCCAGGTTCATTAAACAGATCGACAACTTTCGTCTTTAACGTGTTATCCATCGTTTGCTCCTGAAAAAGCTAACCCCCAGTAGGAACGGACAGTGGCCTATTCTGTCCGTCCATCTATTTTAACGCGTCAGTTCATAAGAATAGCCAGCTTCTTCAGAAGCAAGTGAATTCTTATCAAGTTGATCAAAGACCTTATCAAGTAAGGCAACCAGTACGCGTAAACCGCCCTGATAGCCCCATACTGGGAAGCGATGATGATGATGGCGATCAAAGATCGGGAAGGTTAAACGAACAAGCGGTGTGTCCGTGTCACGTTCCAGATACTTACCATAAGAGTTACCGATCAACAGATCAACTTTTTCGGTCGCCAGCAAGGAACGCATGTGCCAGAGATCTTTACCGCCCCATGCCTTGCAGTCTTTACCAAAAGCAGAACTGTCGAACAGAGCTTGCATCTGCTTTTCCCATGCCTTGGTGCCATTCGTGGCAAGGCAATGGCGAGGTTCACCACCCGTTTCCAAGACGAAACGAGCCATGCTGTAAACAAAGTCAGGATCGCCATAGATTGCATAGCTTTTACCATGCAGATGGGCTTGGCTATCCGTTAACGCATCAACTAACCGGCCGCGCTCTTTTTCTAATTCTGCTGGGATAGATTTACCCGTCAGTTCAGAAATTTTCATCAGCAGCTCATCCGTGGCAGAAACGCCCAGCGGATAATGGAAAGAAGCGGTTTCCTGACCAAAAGTTTGAGCATATTCCAGCGTCTTTGGCGTGCAGTATTCCTGCATCGAAATAGTCGCTTTAGCATTAACAGCATCACGAACCTGATCAAGGGTCGTGCCACCATCATACATACGGAATTCACCGTCAGAAGGCGTATCGAACTGGTCAGATACATCAGACAAAATGGTGTAGTTGACACCCATCAGGTCAAGAATACGCTTCAGTTCGCGGTTATTACCAACAGCATATCCGTCAAAACCCGGAATGATGTTGATAGAATCGTTAGGCTTACGTTCTGCACCCTTCCAGAAGTTTTCCAGAATGCCTTTCATCATGTTGTCATAGCCCGTTACATGGCTACCAACAAAGGCTGGAGTGTGCGCATAAGGAACATTAAAGTCGGCTGGAATAGAGCCTTTGTCCTTGGCCGTGTTAATGAAGGACTGAAGATCGTCCCCGATAACTTCCGCCATACAAGTGGTGGAAACGGCAATCATCTTTGGATCATAAAGGCTGTAGGCATTGGCCAGACCATCGACCATATTGTTGAGACCACCGAAAACGGCGGCATCTTCAGTCATGGAAGAGGAAACAGCTGAAGCCGGTTCTTTAAAATGACGTGCCAAATGGGAACGATAGTAAGCAACGCATCCCTGAGAGCCATGGACAAAGCTAAGGGTACCTTCAAAACCGGCGGCAGCAAACACAGCACCAAGCGGCTGGCAGGCTTTAGTCGGATTGATAGTCAGTGCTTCACGAGCAAAATTCTTCTCGCGATATTCCCAGCTTTTTGTCCAGTCAGCAACGGCGCTAACTTTTTCAGCCTCAGGCATGTTTTCAAGCTTGCCTTTGGTGGCCAGCATCTCCTTGTATTCCGGCTCAAGGAATAGGGATGCGTAATCAAGAGTTTTATCAACAGACTGAGGCATTCTCGAATCCTCTTTTCTCAGGGGCCGACAGGGGGATAAAACCCTGCCGAACTCCGAATAATTTAGGCAGCTTTTTTCCAGGGGGCGTTAAACATACCCCAGACTGGGCTATTAATGGCTAGATCCATATCCCGGGCAAAGATGGCAAAACCATCATAACCATGATACGGGCCAGAATAATCCCATGAATGCATCTGACGGAAAGGAATACCCGTTTTCTGAACGGCATATTTTTCCTTGATGCCTGAACCTACGAGATCAGGACGGATGGCTTCGATGAATTTTTCGAGGTCATACGTGCTCGCATCATCATAGATCAGCGTGCCTTCTTTGACGTAATGGCCGGTACGCTGGTAGTCATCGTTATGAGCAAATTCATAACCGGTACCAACGATTTCCATACCAAGATCGGTATAGGCATTGACGACATGGCGTGACCGCAAACCACCTACATAAAGCAGGACTTTTTTACCTTCGAGGCGAGGACGATATTTTTCAATAACCGCATCGACCAAAGGTTGGTACTTGGCAATAACGCGTTCAGCACCTTCTTTGATTTTGTCGTCAAATTTTTCGGCAATGCTGCGAAGAGATGCTGCAATCTGGCTAGGACCAAATAAGTTATATTCCATCCACGGCACACCATGCTTCTCTTCCATATAGCGGCTGATATAGTTCAGCGAGCGATAGCAATGGATGAGATTAAGTTTGGCTTTTGGTGCCCGTTCAAGTTCAGCTAAAGTAGCATCACCAGACCAGCTGCCGATAACTCGGAGACCCATTTCTTCTAAGAGAATGCGGGAAGACCAAGCATCACCACCGATGTTGTAGTCACCAAGGATGTTGACATCATAAGGCGTTGATTCAAACGGTACTTGATTACCATCTTGATCAAGCACCCAGTCACGGATAACGTCGCAAGCAATATGATGACCCAAAGACTGGGAAACACCACGGAAACCTTCGCAACGAACCGGAACAATCGTCTTTCCGGTTTCTTTTTTTTGTTCGCGGGCGACAGATTCAATGTCGTCCCCGATCAGACCAACCGGACATTCAGATTGGATGGTCGTGCCCTTATTAAGCGGGAAAAGCTCGTCAATTTCCTTGAGGATTTTCTTAAGCTTTTTATCACCACCGAAAACGATGTCTTTTTCCTGATAATCAGAGGTGAACTGCATCGTAACGAAGCTGTCCACACCCGTCGTACCGGTATAAAAGTTACGGCGCTGTGACCATGAATAATGACCGCAACCGACCGGACCATGGCTGATATGAACCATGTCTTTAACCGGTCCCCAGACCACGCCTTTGGAACCAGCGTAAGCACAGCCACGGATCGTCATCACACCCGGAATGGATTTGATATTCGACTTAACTGAACATTCGCTTAAGGCACCGGGGTCAGCTTCTGTATCCGGAGCTTTGGCAACCGACAGATGCTTCCGACGGCGCTTTCTTGCTTTTTCCGGATAGGCTTCAAGCACTTCCTCGATGAGGCGAGTGTTGAAGACAGTTTCTTCTTCGTTCAAGCTCATCTTGCGTCTCCTTACTTGGCGACTGCGGCTTCCTTCGCGGCGAGTTCAGCCAGTTCCTGCTCTTCGGTCTTCATGATACCGAATTCGAGCAGCATTTCTTCCAGCTCTTCCATGGTGATCGGGGTCGGGATAGTACCCTTACCGGAATTTTCATGGATCTTTTTAGCCAGCGTACGATATTCGTTAGCCTGATCAGAATCGGGCGCATACTGAAGAACAGTCTGCTTACGCAATTCGGCATGCTGCACGATGTTGTTACGTGGAACGAAGTGGATCAGTTTAGAATTGAGGCGTTTTGCTAACGCATCAGCCAATTCATATTCACGGTCAGTCTGACGTTCGTTGCAGATCAGGCCGCCTAAACGCACGCCACCGGTACCAGCATATTTCAGAATGCCCTTGGCGATGTTGTTGGCAGCATAAAGCGCCATCATTTCACCAGACATAACGATGTAAATCTCTTGGGCTTTGTTTTCACGGATCGGCATAGCGAAACCACCGCAAACAACGTCGCCCAACACATCATAGGAAACATAGTCAACGTCGTCGTAAGCACCATTTTCTTCGAGGAAGTTAATGGAGGTGATAACACCACGACCGGCACAACCAACGCCCGGTTCTGGACCACCTGATTCAACACATTTGATATCTTTGTAACCCAGTTTCAGAACATCTTCGAGTTCAAGATCTTCAACTGAACCTGCTTCAGCAGCCAAGCTCAGCACGGTGTCTTGTGCCTTGGAGTTAAGAATAAGACGGGTAGAGTCAGCTTTAGGGTCGCAACCGACGATAAGAATTTTCTGGCCCAACTCAACAAGGGCGGCGAGTGTATTCTGAGAGGTCGTTGATTTTCCGATGCCCCCCTTGCCGTAAAAAGCAATCTGGCGAATTTTGCTCATGATAACGTCCTGTTTCCGATAAGTCGCGATATGCGGACCGTTCAGCCCGACACCCCTATCCTTGCAAAGCACGTGCCAGTTTTTAATTTATCCTAAAAAAGGGAATAATTTCACTATTTTTCGAAATGAACAATCTTTTTCACAGATTGATTGTATAGTTATTGTTGGAAGCACGACAAATCAGACATCCTATGTCGCAAAAACGTATTGTAGGCTTATTTTAGGGTGAAAATCATACAATCTGAAGGGAAACATTAAACTGATGACCTTAATTTAGCCGGTCTGTCTGAATATCCTTCATCAGAATTCTTTTGATTTTTAGGATAAAAACTAGCCACAGAAGCGAAAGCTCGATTTTATGAGGTTACCTTAATTATAAATTCAGCCATAACTGAAAAATTATAAGGCCTTCTTTATACGGCTATGAATCCAACTTCCTAACACACTTGTCGATAGCATTGTCGCTTTTGTAGCATGAGCGACAGAAAGTAGTGTTTTTGTCAGATAAGACAAAACTTACTATCTTATGATTATAGAGAGCAGCATAAAATTATGGATAGAGAATATGGCTTTTTAAAATTTTAAACTTCTGAACTTATGAGGATAGAAGTGAAAGCCATTTTTCAGAAAGATGCTTAATTCATCCGAAAAATATAGAGGCTATTTTCTCGCATCAAATGATAGACGCGCTTTTTTGAGGAAGCGATTTTCAGAAGTTGACTTGCTCAATGAAGTCAGAAATGGATGGAGCAAGAATAGGGTGGAGAAAATATATTATCTCTTAACATTCGAGATATATTTCAGAGAAACAAAGCAAGAAGTTTAGATTGGCTCTAGAGCTAGGGCCAATCTAAAAATAGAGATTTACGCCGTTAATAAGTCTGCCATGCTTTCTAATGGTAGATTTAGAGGGGTAATTTTTACTTCTTCTAAAAAGTTCAATTCATTCCGTGTAAGAATGGCGGGATCAAGCACTGCAAAATGAGGCCCACCCGAACGTTTTATAATTTGACGCGCAAAACTTCTCAACATTTGGTCATGAAACCGACAGCCGAGGAATAAAAAACCACATTCGCTGCGTCTTTTTTGGATAATTTCAGGAATAGGTGTCTGAATATCAATTTCTGTCAGTACTTCAACGTAATCTGAATCAGAAATCAGATAATTGCTATGCGGTGTAACGCCACCATGCGGCTTATAAAGAATAGTCTGCCAATTTTCAGCATCCTTAACCGATACTTCACTACCTTCGGAATTATAAGCAGCAAACCAGCGTTCTTCTTTAACACCAGCGTGATTGATGCCCTGAATTTCCCCCCAGTTCAAAGTTGGTATCTGGGTTAAGGCTTCGCGCATCGCGCCATCATACCAACTATCC encodes:
- the nifE gene encoding nitrogenase iron-molybdenum cofactor biosynthesis protein NifE, which gives rise to MDNTLKTKVVDLFNEPGCDKNVAKGAKERRKGCSKPLTPGATAGGCAFDGSKIVLQPITDAIHIVHGPLACEGNGWDNRQAASSGPTLYRNGVTTDMTQMTIIMGTGEKQLYKAIRNVIERYNPPAIFVYVTCVPALIGDDVDAVCKHASNKFGIPCIPVNAPGFIGTKNLGNKLAGEALLDHVIGTMEPEISTPTDINIIGEYNLSGELWQIKPLFDKLGIRVHTCITGDSRYRDVASAHRSRVNMMVCSAALINLARKMEERWDIPYFEGSFYGIEETSNSLRRIAQLLVQRGAAADLIDRTEALIQAEEKRIWERLEPYRQRLTGKRVFLYTGGVKSWSIVSALQQMGIEIVGTSVRKSTDNDKQKIKELMGSDAHMIEKIPPREIYERLKRGDADIMLSGGRTQFIALKAKVPWIDINQERHQAYAGYEGILALIRDLDCALSNPVWQEIRQPAPWEEGWEAPEMDSLSDDYNLFNGRAG
- the nifK gene encoding nitrogenase molybdenum-iron protein subunit beta; this encodes MPQSVDKTLDYASLFLEPEYKEMLATKGKLENMPEAEKVSAVADWTKSWEYREKNFAREALTINPTKACQPLGAVFAAAGFEGTLSFVHGSQGCVAYYRSHLARHFKEPASAVSSSMTEDAAVFGGLNNMVDGLANAYSLYDPKMIAVSTTCMAEVIGDDLQSFINTAKDKGSIPADFNVPYAHTPAFVGSHVTGYDNMMKGILENFWKGAERKPNDSINIIPGFDGYAVGNNRELKRILDLMGVNYTILSDVSDQFDTPSDGEFRMYDGGTTLDQVRDAVNAKATISMQEYCTPKTLEYAQTFGQETASFHYPLGVSATDELLMKISELTGKSIPAELEKERGRLVDALTDSQAHLHGKSYAIYGDPDFVYSMARFVLETGGEPRHCLATNGTKAWEKQMQALFDSSAFGKDCKAWGGKDLWHMRSLLATEKVDLLIGNSYGKYLERDTDTPLVRLTFPIFDRHHHHRFPVWGYQGGLRVLVALLDKVFDQLDKNSLASEEAGYSYELTR
- the nifD gene encoding nitrogenase molybdenum-iron protein alpha chain, yielding MSLNEEETVFNTRLIEEVLEAYPEKARKRRRKHLSVAKAPDTEADPGALSECSVKSNIKSIPGVMTIRGCAYAGSKGVVWGPVKDMVHISHGPVGCGHYSWSQRRNFYTGTTGVDSFVTMQFTSDYQEKDIVFGGDKKLKKILKEIDELFPLNKGTTIQSECPVGLIGDDIESVAREQKKETGKTIVPVRCEGFRGVSQSLGHHIACDVIRDWVLDQDGNQVPFESTPYDVNILGDYNIGGDAWSSRILLEEMGLRVIGSWSGDATLAELERAPKAKLNLIHCYRSLNYISRYMEEKHGVPWMEYNLFGPSQIAASLRSIAEKFDDKIKEGAERVIAKYQPLVDAVIEKYRPRLEGKKVLLYVGGLRSRHVVNAYTDLGMEIVGTGYEFAHNDDYQRTGHYVKEGTLIYDDASTYDLEKFIEAIRPDLVGSGIKEKYAVQKTGIPFRQMHSWDYSGPYHGYDGFAIFARDMDLAINSPVWGMFNAPWKKAA
- the nifH gene encoding nitrogenase iron protein, whose translation is MSKIRQIAFYGKGGIGKSTTSQNTLAALVELGQKILIVGCDPKADSTRLILNSKAQDTVLSLAAEAGSVEDLELEDVLKLGYKDIKCVESGGPEPGVGCAGRGVITSINFLEENGAYDDVDYVSYDVLGDVVCGGFAMPIRENKAQEIYIVMSGEMMALYAANNIAKGILKYAGTGGVRLGGLICNERQTDREYELADALAKRLNSKLIHFVPRNNIVQHAELRKQTVLQYAPDSDQANEYRTLAKKIHENSGKGTIPTPITMEELEEMLLEFGIMKTEEQELAELAAKEAAVAK
- a CDS encoding SIR2 family NAD-dependent protein deacylase, whose translation is MDIVSDILDILHQNKLAFYLGPAVSAITAAEHVPTSPEDLAVFLGKHVALPRRARGNPWSAAQYIESNRHRNTLTALMNKAYETPVSPSSLHQAIAAHQPPIIVDSWYDGAMREALTQIPTLNWGEIQGINHAGVKEERWFAAYNSEGSEVSVKDAENWQTILYKPHGGVTPHSNYLISDSDYVEVLTEIDIQTPIPEIIQKRRSECGFLFLGCRFHDQMLRSFARQIIKRSGGPHFAVLDPAILTRNELNFLEEVKITPLNLPLESMADLLTA